The Actinomadura graeca nucleotide sequence GTCGCGGACGTCCATGTCCCGGAGCGTCTCCAGCGCCCAGCCGACCATCACCTCGGTCTCCGGGCGGGGGACGAACACCCCGGGCCCGACCTTCAGCTCCAGGTAGCGGAAGAACGCGCGGCCCGTGATGTGCTGGAGCGGCTCACCGGCCTCGCGCCGCGCGACGAACTCCCAGAACCGGGCGTCGAACGAGCTGTCGGGGACGCCGTGCAGCTCCGACCGCTTCACCCCGTGGACGGCCGCGGCGAGCTCCTCGGCGTCCGCGCGGGGCGAGGCCGCCCCGGCGTCGGCGAGCCGCGCGGTGGCCCTGGCGATCTCGTCGAGCAGCAGCTTCATGATCCTTGGGCTTCGGCCAGCCGGCGTTCCATGTCGGCGTCGACCAGCGCCTGCGTCACGTTGTGCAGGTCGCCGTCCAGGACCTGGTCGAGGTTGTACGCCTTGTAGCCGACGCGGTGGTCGGAGATCCGGTTCTCCGGGTAGTTGTAGGTGCGGACGCGCTCGGACCGGTCGACGGTGCGGACCTGGCTCTTGCGCTCGGCCGCGGCCGCCGCGTCCGCCTCCTCCTGCGCCATCGCCAGCAGCCGCGACCGCAGGATCCGCAGCGCCTGCTCTTTGTTCTGCAGCTGGCTCTTCTCGTTCTGGCAGGAGACCACGGTCCCCGTAGGCACGTGGGTGATCCGCACGGCCGAGTCGGTGGTGTTCACGCTCTGCCCGCCCGGACCGGACGAGCGGTACACGTCGATGCGCAGGTCGTTCGGGTCGATCTGGACATCGACGTCCTCGGCCTCGGGCGTCACCAGGACGCCGACGGCGCTGGTGTGGATGCGGCCCTGCGACTCGGTGGCGGGCACCCGCTGCACCCGGTGGACGCCGCCCTCGAACTTCAGCCGCGTCCAGACCCCCTCCTCCTGGCCGCCCTTCGCCTTCACCGCGACGGTGACGTCCTTGTAACCGCCCAGGTCGGACGGGTGGGAGTCGAGGACCTCCGTCTTCCAGCCCGAGCGCTCGGCGTACCGCAGGTACATCCGGAGCAGGTCCCCGGCGAACAGCGCCGACTCCTCGCCGCCCTCCCCCGCCTTGACCTCCAGGATGACGTCCTTGCCGTCGCTCGGGTCGCGCGGGACGAGCAGCCGCCGCAGCCGCTCCTCCAGGTCCTCCCGGCGCTTCTCCAGCTCGGTGGCCTCGGCGGCGAACGCCTCGTCCTCCCGGGCCAGCTCGCGCGCGGCGGCGAGGTCGTCCTCGGTCACCGCCAGGTCACGGTGGGTCTCGACGATCGGCCGCAGCTCGGCGTAGCGCTTGCCGAGCCTGCGTGCCAGGTTCTGGTCGGCATGGACGGACGGATCGGCGAGCCGTACCTCGATGCCCGCGTATTCGCTGATGAGATCGTCGAGATTCACGCTGTGTCCTGGCCCGTCCCGGCGCCCGAGACCGGGTGCCGACTCCGAACGGCCCGGGGACCTGGAGAGGTCCCCGGGCCGTCCCTGTGGTCGTCGTGCGGCGCTCGCCCTACTTGCCGGCCTTCTTCTTGCCGAAGCGCTGCTCGAAGCGCGCGACCCGGCCGCCGGTGTCGAGGATCTTCTGCTTGCCCGTGTAGAACGGGTGGCAGTTCGAGCACACGTCGGCGTGGATCACGCCGTTCTCGGCGGTGCTGCGGGTCTCGAAGGTGTTGCCGCACGTACACGTCACGGTCGTGACGACGTAGTTCGGGTGGATGTCGGGCTTCATGGGGTCTCTCCTCGCCTCAGGCGGTCGCCGGGCACCTCCGGCCCACATGGCGGTGCCATGGGAGATGGGGGAGGCGTGAACCGGTACCGCAGCGGTTGCACTCCAAGTGTGCCAGATACCCGAACGTGCCGAGGTCACCGGGCATTCCCGATCTTGCCCCCGTTCAGGCGTCCGCGCGGCCCAGGTAGGCGAGGACGGCCATGACGCGCCGGTGGCCGCCCTGCGCGGGCTGCAGGTCGAGCTTCATGAAGATGTTGGAGATGTGCTTCTCCACGGCGCCCTCGGTGACCACCAGGTCGTTCGCGATGGCCCCGTTCGACCGTCCCTGCGCCATCAGCCCGAGGACCTCGTGCTCCCGCGGCGTCAGCGCCTCCAGCGGGTCGCCGGTGCGGCGTCGGCCGAGCAGCTGCCCGATGACCTCGGGGTCGATGACCGTCCCCCCGGCGGCGATGCGGCGGACCGCGTCGATGAAGTCCGCGACGTCGGACACCCGCTCCTTCAGCAGGTAGCCGACGCCCTCGGCGCCGCCGCCGATGAGGTCGGTCGCGTACCGCTCCTCCACGTACTGCGACAGGACGAGGATCGGGGTCCCCGGCCTGCGCTCGCGGACCGCCAGCGCCGCGCGCAGCCCCTCGTCGGTGAACGACGGCGGCATCCGCACGTCCACGATGGCCAGGTCGGGGGCGTGCTCGTCGACGATGCCGAGCAGCCCCGGCCCGTCCCCGACCGTCGCCGCGGTCTCGATCCCCGCGTCGGCGAGCAGCCGGACGAGCCCTTCCCGCAACAGCACCGAATCCTCGGCGATCACTACCCGCATGCGCCCATTATCGGGGCTCCGGGCACCGCTGCGGGCTCCCCGCGGCGCTACCAGGTGCAGGGCAGGTCGGCGCGGATGATCGTGGGACCGCCGGGAGGGCTGTCCACGATGAGCATCCCGTCGATGGTGGCGGCCCGGTCGGCCAGCCCGGACAGGCCCCCGTCGGGCCGGGCGACGGCGCCGCCGACACCGTTGTCGATCACCTCGACGACCACCCAGGAGTCCTCACGGGCCACCCGGACGGACGCGCGGGTCGCACGGGCGTACTTGGCGATGTTGGCCAGCGACTCGGCGACGATGAAGTAGGCGATGCTCTCGACCGCCGCGGGCGGGCGCTCCGGCAGGTCCACCTCCACCTCGACGGGCACGGGCGCGCGGCCCGCCAGGCCGGACAGCGCCGGGTCCAGGCCGCGGTCGGTGAGGATCGCCGGGTAGATCCCGCGGGCCAGGTCCCGCAGCTCGGAGATCGCCTCCTTGGTGCCCGAGTGCGCCTGCTCGATCAGCGTCCGCGCGCCCTCGGGATCGTCGTCGAGCTTGGCGCGGGCGCGTCCGATGTCCATCGCCACGGCCAGCAGCCGCTGCTGC carries:
- the prfA gene encoding peptide chain release factor 1, encoding MNLDDLISEYAGIEVRLADPSVHADQNLARRLGKRYAELRPIVETHRDLAVTEDDLAAARELAREDEAFAAEATELEKRREDLEERLRRLLVPRDPSDGKDVILEVKAGEGGEESALFAGDLLRMYLRYAERSGWKTEVLDSHPSDLGGYKDVTVAVKAKGGQEEGVWTRLKFEGGVHRVQRVPATESQGRIHTSAVGVLVTPEAEDVDVQIDPNDLRIDVYRSSGPGGQSVNTTDSAVRITHVPTGTVVSCQNEKSQLQNKEQALRILRSRLLAMAQEEADAAAAAERKSQVRTVDRSERVRTYNYPENRISDHRVGYKAYNLDQVLDGDLHNVTQALVDADMERRLAEAQGS
- the rpmE gene encoding 50S ribosomal protein L31 — protein: MKPDIHPNYVVTTVTCTCGNTFETRSTAENGVIHADVCSNCHPFYTGKQKILDTGGRVARFEQRFGKKKAGK
- a CDS encoding response regulator transcription factor, with product MRVVIAEDSVLLREGLVRLLADAGIETAATVGDGPGLLGIVDEHAPDLAIVDVRMPPSFTDEGLRAALAVRERRPGTPILVLSQYVEERYATDLIGGGAEGVGYLLKERVSDVADFIDAVRRIAAGGTVIDPEVIGQLLGRRRTGDPLEALTPREHEVLGLMAQGRSNGAIANDLVVTEGAVEKHISNIFMKLDLQPAQGGHRRVMAVLAYLGRADA